In Terriglobales bacterium, a single genomic region encodes these proteins:
- a CDS encoding excinuclease ABC subunit C: protein MLAHTLEFRPERDAEVFAATPAASAVFLLRGPEGEPYVSKTANLRRRLERLLALPEERSRRLNLRARVSEIQYTRTGSDFEAGLLLYRVVRLAFPKAYRERLKLRFAPLVRLHLDNPYPRAYVTRRIASLRGKSLYYGPFPTRAAAEKFLSDSLDQFKARRCDFDLHPDPEFPGCIYSEMKMCLAPCFQGCSDEEYAAEVARVQAWLDSCGQSLARELEDERDRASGELAFEQAAALHTRIEKAQGITALLPEIVRRLDRLAGVMVQPSPEPQAVTIFRFAGGRLGEPFAFPVQARAEGKMQSMESRVSECLAAHPAPRPGSAVELMEELALLKRWYYRSSRVGEIFFADEKGELPLRRLVRGISRVFKGEKEPVNL, encoded by the coding sequence CCCGCGGCGTCAGCGGTCTTTCTGCTGCGCGGGCCCGAGGGCGAGCCTTACGTCTCCAAGACCGCCAACCTGCGCCGCCGCCTCGAGCGCTTGCTGGCTCTCCCGGAAGAGCGCTCCCGGCGCCTGAACCTGCGCGCGCGCGTCTCCGAGATCCAGTACACCCGCACCGGATCGGACTTCGAAGCGGGGCTGCTGCTCTACCGCGTCGTGCGCCTGGCGTTCCCCAAGGCCTACCGCGAGCGCCTGAAGCTGCGCTTCGCGCCGCTGGTGCGCCTGCACCTCGATAACCCTTACCCGCGCGCCTACGTCACCCGGCGCATCGCCTCGCTGCGCGGCAAGTCGCTCTACTACGGGCCCTTTCCCACCCGCGCCGCGGCGGAGAAGTTCCTCAGCGACTCGCTCGACCAGTTCAAAGCGCGGCGCTGCGACTTCGATCTCCACCCCGATCCGGAGTTCCCCGGCTGCATCTACTCCGAGATGAAGATGTGCCTGGCTCCCTGCTTCCAGGGCTGCAGCGACGAGGAGTACGCGGCCGAGGTCGCGCGGGTGCAAGCCTGGCTGGATTCCTGCGGGCAATCGCTGGCGCGCGAGCTGGAGGACGAGCGCGATCGCGCCTCGGGGGAGCTGGCCTTCGAGCAGGCGGCCGCGCTTCACACGCGCATCGAGAAAGCGCAGGGGATCACCGCGCTGCTGCCCGAGATCGTGCGCCGCCTCGACCGCCTGGCGGGCGTGATGGTGCAGCCGTCGCCCGAGCCGCAGGCGGTCACCATCTTCCGCTTCGCCGGCGGGCGCCTGGGAGAGCCCTTCGCCTTTCCCGTGCAGGCGCGCGCCGAGGGCAAGATGCAGTCCATGGAGTCGCGGGTGAGCGAGTGCCTGGCCGCGCATCCGGCGCCGCGCCCGGGCTCGGCCGTGGAATTGATGGAGGAACTGGCCCTGCTCAAGCGCTGGTATTACCGCTCCAGCCGCGTGGGTGAGATCTTCTTCGCCGACGAGAAGGGCGAATTGCCCCTGCGCCGCCTGGTGCGGGGCATCTCGCGGGTCTTCAAGGGCGAGAAAGAGCCAGTGAACCTTTAA